The DNA window GCAGCGAAGAGATTCAAGCCTTGGTACGGGAGCGCCTGGCGGTCGAGGCAGTGATCAAGACCGATGGTTGGCCAGGCTACAACTTCCTGGATGCTTCCCCCGGTTTCCATCATGAGTGGCTGGTGCCCGGGTGGGGCAAAGAAGCGCCGAAGGTCTTGCCCTGGGTCCATACCTTGAACGCCAATATTAAAGGCAATATCCGGGGTATCCACCATGGCGTCAGCCCCAAGCATCTGCCCCGCTACCT is part of the Deltaproteobacteria bacterium genome and encodes:
- a CDS encoding transposase is translated as MIWLMGRQKRGISMLCLQRMLETPTDKPRFAAMRMVSRVSSEEIQALVRERLAVEAVIKTDGWPGYNFLDASPGFHHEWLVPGWGKEAPKVLPWVHTLNANIKGNIRGIHHGVSPKHLPRYL